The proteins below are encoded in one region of Rhodoluna lacicola:
- a CDS encoding Lrp/AsnC family transcriptional regulator — translation MSRVLRTKSSQLDDVSKSIIEQLQLDGRRSYAEVGKKVGLSEAAVRQRVQKLTESGVMQVVAVTDPSQLGFTRQAMIGVRCGGDTRELAEKLTAMPEVDYVVLTAGSFDILAEVVCENDEELVALLNSRIRTLPGVTSTESFVYLKVAKQVYNWGTR, via the coding sequence ATGTCACGAGTTTTACGCACCAAATCTAGCCAATTGGACGATGTATCGAAGTCGATCATTGAACAGTTGCAACTGGATGGGCGTAGGTCTTATGCCGAAGTAGGTAAGAAGGTAGGTCTCAGTGAGGCCGCTGTGCGTCAACGTGTGCAGAAACTTACCGAATCCGGTGTGATGCAGGTTGTTGCTGTAACCGACCCTTCACAGCTTGGCTTTACTCGCCAGGCAATGATCGGTGTTCGTTGCGGTGGCGACACTCGTGAACTCGCAGAGAAGCTAACTGCGATGCCAGAGGTGGACTACGTAGTCCTAACCGCTGGCAGCTTCGACATTTTGGCCGAGGTGGTGTGCGAGAACGATGAAGAACTCGTGGCACTGCTGAACTCCAGAATCCGGACTCTGCCCGGAGTTACCTCTACCGAATCGTTCGTGTATTTGAAGGTGGCGAAGCAGGTTTACAACTGGGGCACTAGATAG
- a CDS encoding gamma-aminobutyraldehyde dehydrogenase produces MRELKNFINGEYVASKSGETSQVINPANGEAYATAPVSSAADVDAAYQAAQKGFEEWSNFTPGERQLALFRIADALEARAEEAADVESENTGKPRSTLVEYEMAPSVDQIRFFAGAARNLEGKATAEYARDHTSSIRREPIGVIGQVTPWNYPLNMAVWKFAPAIAAGNTVVIKPSDTTPASTLLLAEIAAEFLPKGVFNVVAGNRDTGRAMIENEIPQMVSITGSVRAGMEVAKSAATDLKRVHLELGGKAPVIVCADADLQKAAAQIAIAGFFNAGQDCTAATRILVHESVHDEFLSLLVAEVKANATTGDPKRDDILYGPVNNANQLERVQGFIDRLPDHANIETGGVRVGDKGYFLEAAVLSGLKQQDEHIQSEIFGPVVTVQKFSTDEEALRWANDVKYGLASSVWTQNHTRALRFSKSLNFGCVWINTHIPLAAEMPHGGFRHSGYGKDLSQYGFEDYTRIKHVMSFIGD; encoded by the coding sequence ATGCGTGAACTCAAAAATTTCATTAATGGCGAATACGTAGCCTCAAAATCAGGCGAAACTAGCCAAGTAATCAATCCAGCCAACGGTGAGGCCTATGCAACGGCGCCGGTCTCATCTGCAGCAGATGTCGATGCCGCCTACCAGGCAGCCCAAAAAGGGTTCGAAGAGTGGAGCAACTTCACTCCGGGTGAGCGCCAGTTGGCCCTGTTCCGAATCGCCGATGCGCTCGAGGCTCGTGCCGAAGAGGCTGCCGACGTTGAATCAGAGAACACCGGTAAGCCGCGCAGCACTCTAGTTGAGTACGAAATGGCGCCTTCGGTAGACCAGATTCGATTCTTCGCCGGTGCAGCCCGAAACCTAGAGGGCAAGGCAACCGCCGAGTACGCTCGGGATCACACCTCATCGATTCGCCGAGAGCCTATCGGTGTAATTGGCCAGGTGACTCCTTGGAACTACCCGCTGAATATGGCGGTTTGGAAGTTCGCCCCGGCAATCGCCGCCGGTAACACCGTGGTGATTAAGCCATCGGATACAACTCCTGCGTCTACATTGCTGCTAGCTGAGATTGCGGCCGAGTTCTTGCCAAAGGGAGTTTTCAACGTAGTCGCCGGAAACCGTGACACCGGCCGCGCAATGATTGAGAACGAAATTCCCCAGATGGTTTCGATCACCGGTTCTGTTCGTGCCGGTATGGAAGTTGCCAAGTCAGCTGCCACCGATTTGAAGCGAGTTCACCTTGAGCTTGGTGGCAAGGCTCCGGTAATTGTTTGTGCAGATGCCGATCTGCAGAAAGCCGCAGCGCAAATCGCGATTGCCGGATTCTTCAACGCCGGTCAGGACTGTACCGCTGCTACTCGCATCTTGGTGCACGAATCGGTGCACGATGAATTCCTGTCGCTGCTGGTAGCCGAGGTTAAGGCAAATGCCACAACCGGTGACCCAAAGCGCGATGACATTCTTTATGGTCCGGTGAACAACGCCAACCAATTAGAACGCGTTCAAGGCTTCATCGACCGCCTACCAGATCACGCCAACATAGAGACCGGTGGTGTGCGAGTAGGTGACAAGGGATACTTCCTTGAGGCTGCGGTGTTGTCTGGTTTGAAGCAGCAAGACGAGCACATTCAGAGCGAAATCTTTGGTCCGGTTGTTACCGTGCAAAAATTCAGCACCGATGAAGAGGCCCTGCGCTGGGCGAACGACGTGAAGTACGGCTTGGCGTCATCGGTGTGGACCCAAAACCACACCCGTGCTTTGCGATTCTCAAAGTCGCTGAACTTTGGTTGCGTTTGGATCAACACTCACATTCCATTGGCTGCCGAGATGCCGCACGGTGGTTTCCGTCACTCAGGCTACGGCAAGGACTTGTCGCAGTATGGTTTCGAGGACTACACCCGCATCAAGCACGTCATGTCGTTTATAGGGGACTAG
- a CDS encoding ABC transporter substrate-binding protein — protein sequence MNKPLPEDPMMRDLIKMARRHQMTRRAALAGAGATAATLALAACAPGGSTGEALTPAADLSDSEKTLIWHNWSLYMDEDDNGKYPTLEKFTAQTGIEVEYKIEIDDNDSYFSKVQKQLAKGQDIGADVACPTEWMAARWVNLGYTQQFDLANIPNHKNLAPAYNNPAYDPDRSRAIPYQGILAGITYNKAEYKKATGKDSPTSLEDLWDPALKGRVGVLSEMRDTIGLILLANGIDITSESSLTEDAFMNAIDFFAGKVADGQISKIKGNSYSEDLENGDTIAAIAWSGDTVQLNLSAETEKYGFFIPESGTTISADCFVTPMGATHKRNVEELINYYYDPKVAAELAAWVNYVTPVVGAQEEAVKIDPALAENQLIFPSEDFMKNAHGFRSLTGEESVKFSKAFQDVMLGA from the coding sequence ATGAATAAGCCACTTCCAGAAGACCCAATGATGCGCGATCTAATCAAAATGGCTCGCCGTCACCAAATGACAAGACGCGCAGCTCTGGCTGGTGCAGGTGCCACAGCGGCAACCCTTGCTCTCGCTGCATGTGCACCAGGCGGTTCAACCGGTGAGGCACTTACCCCAGCCGCAGATCTTTCAGATTCAGAAAAGACATTAATCTGGCACAACTGGTCGCTTTACATGGATGAAGATGACAACGGTAAGTACCCAACACTTGAGAAGTTCACAGCACAGACCGGCATTGAAGTCGAGTACAAGATTGAGATTGACGACAACGATTCTTATTTCAGCAAGGTGCAGAAGCAGCTTGCCAAGGGTCAGGACATCGGTGCCGATGTTGCTTGCCCTACCGAGTGGATGGCAGCACGTTGGGTAAACCTTGGTTACACCCAGCAGTTTGATCTAGCTAACATTCCAAATCACAAAAACCTAGCGCCCGCTTACAACAACCCGGCATACGACCCTGATCGCAGCCGTGCGATTCCTTACCAGGGAATTCTTGCCGGAATCACCTACAACAAGGCGGAGTACAAGAAGGCAACTGGTAAAGATTCGCCTACTTCACTCGAGGACCTTTGGGACCCAGCACTAAAGGGCCGCGTTGGTGTGCTTTCTGAAATGCGCGACACCATTGGTCTAATTCTTTTGGCGAACGGCATCGACATCACCAGCGAGTCTTCGCTCACCGAGGATGCCTTCATGAATGCAATCGACTTCTTCGCGGGCAAGGTTGCCGACGGTCAGATATCGAAGATCAAGGGCAACAGCTACTCAGAGGACCTAGAGAACGGTGACACCATCGCCGCAATTGCGTGGTCTGGCGACACCGTGCAGCTTAACCTTTCTGCCGAAACAGAAAAGTATGGCTTCTTCATTCCAGAGTCTGGAACAACAATTTCTGCCGACTGTTTCGTGACCCCAATGGGTGCAACTCACAAGCGAAACGTTGAAGAACTAATTAACTACTACTACGACCCAAAGGTTGCAGCAGAGTTGGCAGCTTGGGTGAACTACGTAACTCCGGTAGTTGGAGCTCAGGAAGAGGCCGTGAAGATCGACCCTGCGTTGGCAGAAAACCAGTTGATTTTCCCGTCGGAAGATTTCATGAAGAACGCCCACGGTTTCCGTTCGCTAACCGGTGAAGAATCAGTCAAGTTCTCTAAGGCGTTCCAAGACGTCATGCTAGGCGCATAG
- a CDS encoding aspartate aminotransferase family protein encodes MLQKVAKETMFLHFTRHSPYYTAKGEIPIITKASGHHFWDQHGKKYFDGISSLFSVNAGHGRARLAEAAAKQMKELDYFPLWSHAHKPGIELSERLLSYAPKNLTRVFFTTGGGEANETAWKLAKQYFKLQGKPMKHKVLTRAVAYHGTSHGALSLTGIPSMKKAFEPLVPSTFRVPNTNWYRAQDDFETEEEFALWAANRVEEMIVFEDPDTVAAFIFEPIQNSGGCFTAPKIYFDRVREICDKYDVLIVADETIDGFGRTGSMYASNFYGFEPDMMVLAKGMTSAYAPIGALLVAEKLFEPFKNGTTLFPHGYTYGGHPVSAAVALENLDIFDEEDLVGNVVRNQDAFKASLDSLRDLPIVGDVRGKGYFWAIELVKDKTTKETFNDAESEKLLRGILSQKMFEEGLYCRSDDRGDPVVQLAPPLTIGPDQFDEITQILRGALEHAWKAM; translated from the coding sequence ATGCTGCAAAAAGTTGCAAAAGAAACAATGTTTTTGCACTTCACCCGACACAGCCCTTACTACACGGCTAAGGGTGAAATTCCAATCATCACCAAAGCAAGTGGCCACCACTTCTGGGACCAGCACGGCAAGAAGTACTTTGACGGTATTTCAAGTTTGTTCTCAGTAAATGCTGGACACGGTCGAGCTCGCTTGGCCGAGGCTGCTGCAAAGCAGATGAAAGAGTTGGATTATTTTCCACTTTGGTCACACGCGCACAAGCCAGGCATCGAACTTTCTGAGCGCCTACTTTCGTACGCACCAAAGAATCTGACTCGAGTATTTTTCACCACCGGTGGTGGTGAGGCCAATGAGACAGCCTGGAAACTCGCAAAGCAGTACTTCAAGCTTCAGGGCAAGCCAATGAAGCACAAGGTGCTGACCCGAGCAGTGGCGTACCACGGCACCTCGCACGGCGCACTTTCATTGACCGGTATCCCATCGATGAAGAAGGCCTTCGAGCCTTTGGTGCCGTCAACCTTCCGCGTACCTAACACCAACTGGTACCGCGCGCAGGATGACTTTGAAACAGAGGAAGAGTTCGCTCTTTGGGCTGCAAATCGTGTTGAGGAAATGATTGTTTTCGAAGACCCAGACACCGTTGCGGCGTTTATCTTTGAACCAATTCAGAACTCTGGTGGTTGCTTCACTGCGCCAAAGATCTACTTTGATCGCGTTCGTGAGATCTGTGACAAATACGATGTTCTGATCGTGGCCGATGAAACCATCGACGGTTTTGGTCGCACCGGTTCAATGTATGCCTCAAACTTCTACGGTTTCGAGCCAGACATGATGGTGCTGGCAAAGGGTATGACCTCTGCCTACGCGCCTATCGGTGCTCTGTTGGTTGCCGAGAAGCTATTTGAGCCGTTCAAGAATGGCACCACGCTGTTCCCACACGGTTACACCTACGGCGGTCACCCGGTATCAGCCGCGGTTGCACTCGAAAACCTAGACATCTTTGATGAAGAAGACTTGGTTGGCAACGTGGTTCGAAACCAGGATGCATTCAAGGCCTCGCTTGACTCACTTCGCGACCTGCCTATCGTGGGCGATGTCCGAGGCAAGGGTTACTTCTGGGCTATTGAACTTGTGAAAGATAAGACCACCAAGGAAACCTTTAACGACGCCGAGTCAGAGAAGCTACTGCGTGGAATCCTTTCGCAGAAGATGTTCGAAGAGGGTCTGTACTGTCGCTCAGATGACCGTGGCGACCCTGTGGTTCAACTTGCTCCGCCTCTAACAATTGGTCCTGATCAATTTGACGAGATCACACAGATTCTGCGCGGTGCCCTAGAGCACGCGTGGAAGGCTATGTAG
- a CDS encoding ABC transporter permease: MAFAAFSHGGGGAKQAAPASKGNGRVALLLLLPGLLYLAIFFIAPLFSLIATSLQTMDISSGFPVYNYGFEVANYVNVVSQYGPQIFRSFFYALIATVAALIISYPLAYFIGVKARRWPLMQGLMLTLVIAPFFISFLLRTFAWKQIFSNESWIVGALQSIGFLTPDQYLVGTPFMVIFGLTYNFIPFMTLPLYTTLERLDVRYLEAGADLYANPRKTFMKVTLPLSMPGIVSGTLLTFIPIAGDYVNASGLFLGSTETSMLGNVVESKFLKSYEYPTASALSVILMGAILLLVTLYVRKSGTDDLL, from the coding sequence ATGGCATTCGCAGCATTCAGTCACGGTGGCGGCGGCGCAAAGCAGGCCGCACCGGCAAGCAAAGGTAACGGTAGAGTAGCGCTGCTACTGCTGCTTCCGGGTTTGCTGTACCTGGCAATTTTCTTTATTGCACCGTTATTCTCATTGATCGCAACATCACTGCAGACCATGGACATCTCATCGGGATTCCCGGTTTACAACTACGGTTTTGAAGTTGCTAACTACGTAAACGTGGTGTCCCAGTACGGACCGCAAATTTTCCGCTCATTCTTTTATGCGCTAATCGCAACTGTTGCGGCCCTGATCATTAGCTATCCACTGGCCTATTTCATCGGCGTGAAGGCTCGTCGCTGGCCGTTAATGCAGGGACTCATGCTTACCCTGGTGATTGCTCCGTTCTTCATCTCGTTCCTGCTACGCACCTTTGCCTGGAAGCAGATTTTTTCAAACGAATCGTGGATCGTTGGAGCGCTTCAGTCAATTGGTTTTCTGACACCCGATCAGTATCTGGTGGGTACACCGTTTATGGTTATTTTTGGTCTAACCTACAACTTCATTCCATTCATGACGCTGCCGCTCTACACAACTCTTGAGCGCTTGGATGTTCGCTACCTCGAGGCCGGGGCAGACCTATACGCCAACCCACGCAAGACTTTCATGAAAGTCACACTGCCACTGTCTATGCCTGGAATTGTTTCGGGAACCCTGCTTACTTTTATTCCAATTGCCGGCGACTATGTAAACGCCAGCGGTCTATTCCTTGGCAGCACAGAGACCTCAATGCTTGGAAACGTGGTTGAGTCTAAGTTCTTGAAGAGCTACGAGTATCCAACAGCGTCTGCGCTATCGGTTATCTTGATGGGCGCCATTCTGTTGCTAGTCACGCTGTACGTTCGCAAGAGTGGAACGGATGATCTGCTATGA
- a CDS encoding ABC transporter ATP-binding protein, which produces MATEFVARGADLELVGIRKEFPGFTAIEDLDLHIPAGEFFALLGPSGCGKTTTLRLVAGLDEPTKGKILIGGKDVTATKAYQRPVNTVFQSYALFPHMSVLENVAFGLKQRKIDDPMTKAQASLDLVELGHLALRRPAQLSGGQQQRVALARALVNRPSLLLLDEPLGALDLKLRRQMQIELKAIQMEVGLTFLHVTHDQEEAMDMADTVAVMNKGRIEQMGAPEKLYDRPKTVFVSKFLGQSNLFVGKVEEENASSISINVAGNKITVPKDRAEKHKGMIALGVRPEKAFFHEEKPKLGAGHNLIGPGEIIDIRFTGVSNQYLIEIPNVGNVTVFAQNVGKSPVTELGAKVWVSWKIEHTFGLADLPTNVGNETITESITVQ; this is translated from the coding sequence TTGGCAACTGAGTTTGTTGCCCGCGGCGCGGATTTAGAGTTAGTAGGTATCCGCAAAGAGTTTCCAGGCTTTACAGCGATTGAGGATCTAGATCTGCATATTCCTGCAGGTGAATTCTTCGCCTTGCTTGGGCCGTCTGGTTGCGGAAAAACCACAACCCTTCGTTTGGTTGCTGGTCTTGACGAACCTACCAAGGGCAAAATCCTTATCGGTGGCAAAGACGTAACTGCAACCAAGGCCTACCAGCGCCCGGTAAACACTGTGTTCCAGAGCTATGCACTGTTCCCGCACATGAGTGTGCTTGAGAATGTTGCCTTTGGTTTGAAGCAGCGCAAGATTGATGACCCAATGACCAAAGCTCAAGCCTCGCTTGACCTGGTTGAGTTGGGCCACTTGGCGCTTCGTCGCCCGGCTCAGCTTTCTGGTGGTCAGCAACAGCGTGTTGCACTTGCTCGCGCACTGGTAAACCGTCCTTCGCTTTTGCTTTTGGATGAACCACTTGGCGCTCTTGACCTAAAGCTTCGTCGACAGATGCAGATCGAACTCAAAGCAATCCAGATGGAAGTTGGGCTTACCTTCTTGCACGTGACTCACGACCAAGAAGAGGCCATGGACATGGCCGACACCGTGGCCGTAATGAACAAGGGTCGAATCGAGCAGATGGGTGCTCCAGAAAAACTCTACGATCGCCCAAAGACCGTCTTTGTATCAAAGTTCCTTGGTCAGTCAAATCTTTTTGTTGGCAAGGTTGAAGAAGAAAATGCATCTTCAATCAGCATCAATGTTGCTGGCAACAAGATCACCGTGCCCAAGGATCGTGCCGAAAAACATAAGGGCATGATTGCATTAGGTGTTCGCCCAGAAAAGGCTTTCTTCCACGAGGAGAAGCCAAAGTTAGGTGCAGGTCACAACCTAATCGGTCCGGGTGAAATTATTGACATTCGCTTTACCGGTGTAAGTAACCAGTACCTGATTGAGATTCCAAATGTTGGAAACGTCACCGTGTTTGCGCAGAACGTTGGCAAGAGTCCGGTAACCGAACTTGGCGCCAAGGTTTGGGTTAGCTGGAAGATCGAGCACACCTTTGGCTTGGCTGATCTGCCAACCAACGTTGGCAATGAAACCATCACTGAGTCAATTACGGTTCAGTAG
- the yaaA gene encoding peroxide stress protein YaaA has protein sequence MLFLIPPSETKADGGGSIKITQAHLTFGGLDQTRDEVLAAYIKATGDQDIRQAPTMAAINRYTGTLYAAIHGRGLKGTPTVNNSLNTDELARARSMVLIQSALFGAIAATDLIPNYKVSPSKLICGINLKRVWPAPHEQFAWARLAAGPVIDLRSKAYADLAPLPENIDAYTVTVFVERADGSREQLNHFNKKAKGQLVRAALTASKEPQTIAELKACAKKVGLKLEINSKALTLITTEAT, from the coding sequence ATGCTCTTTTTGATCCCCCCTTCTGAAACCAAAGCCGATGGCGGGGGTTCAATCAAAATCACTCAGGCTCACCTGACCTTTGGCGGTCTGGATCAAACTCGCGATGAGGTTTTAGCGGCCTACATTAAAGCAACCGGCGACCAAGACATCCGCCAAGCGCCAACCATGGCTGCGATTAATCGATACACCGGCACTCTTTACGCGGCAATTCATGGCCGAGGCTTAAAGGGCACGCCAACAGTAAATAATTCACTCAACACCGATGAACTTGCCCGAGCCCGCAGTATGGTGCTGATTCAGTCTGCGCTTTTTGGAGCGATTGCTGCTACCGACCTAATCCCAAATTACAAAGTTTCGCCAAGCAAGTTGATTTGCGGCATAAATCTAAAGCGGGTTTGGCCAGCACCGCACGAACAGTTTGCCTGGGCTCGCCTGGCCGCCGGTCCAGTTATTGATCTGCGCTCAAAGGCATACGCCGATCTTGCGCCCCTGCCAGAGAACATCGATGCCTATACCGTGACGGTGTTTGTTGAACGAGCGGATGGTTCTCGCGAGCAGTTGAATCACTTCAATAAGAAGGCCAAGGGTCAGTTGGTGCGTGCGGCACTGACCGCATCGAAAGAACCCCAAACCATTGCTGAACTGAAAGCCTGCGCCAAAAAAGTTGGACTCAAGCTAGAGATTAATTCAAAAGCCCTAACCCTAATTACTACCGAAGCAACCTAG
- a CDS encoding DNA-3-methyladenine glycosylase I, with protein sequence MIRKYDDGLSRCQWPGNDELYLEYHDTEWGVPLSGDQEIFERICLEGFQAGLSWITILKRREGFRMAFKNFDYKKVAKFTQSDVDRLMLDERIIRNRSKIESAIKNARLVLEMQKSGESISDVLWQFAPPASKKMQPAKSFEWVAVTPESTAISKELRARGFGFVGPTTMYALMQSIGMVNDHAPGCFRRKELA encoded by the coding sequence ATGATTCGCAAATATGATGACGGGTTGAGCCGTTGCCAGTGGCCCGGAAACGATGAGCTCTACCTTGAGTACCACGACACCGAATGGGGTGTGCCACTTTCCGGTGATCAAGAAATATTTGAGCGAATTTGCCTAGAGGGATTCCAAGCCGGACTTTCGTGGATCACCATTCTCAAGCGGCGCGAAGGTTTTCGCATGGCTTTCAAAAACTTTGATTATAAGAAAGTTGCCAAGTTCACCCAGAGTGATGTTGATCGGCTAATGCTGGATGAGCGCATTATTAGAAATCGCAGCAAAATTGAAAGCGCCATCAAAAATGCCCGCCTGGTTTTAGAGATGCAAAAATCTGGCGAATCAATCAGCGACGTGCTTTGGCAGTTCGCTCCCCCGGCTAGTAAAAAAATGCAACCGGCCAAAAGTTTTGAATGGGTTGCCGTGACTCCCGAATCAACTGCAATCAGCAAGGAATTACGCGCCAGAGGATTTGGCTTCGTAGGTCCAACAACCATGTATGCCTTGATGCAATCCATCGGCATGGTTAACGATCACGCCCCCGGTTGTTTCAGGCGAAAAGAACTTGCTTAG
- a CDS encoding FtsK/SpoIIIE domain-containing protein yields the protein MQFSWMLPSLLFGAYLGFSSGAWHMLGLSAITALIWLAIRRFNEGRTVDLSEPVIINGSEVWIGDYLLPKREILWKKEWHAVVFRAWQAKQNGPVFDLALDLEAEGVHAIIIGPTGSGKSELLKLLLGATIRDQPNCEITLLDFKGGASFSRYQGLGQVKRFATDIDGHSPEQLWNEIRAEVGRRELGLAAKGASRIEEPIMFQLPRHYIFVDELAAALAESPLATSALTLVATRGRSLGIHLIVATQSAQGIPRTMLTNLRVRIALAEADPIDLAQLNLKRPAEPISVLAGWASGIAQKPGSLTSHFNFPLGASFEF from the coding sequence ATGCAATTCAGCTGGATGCTCCCGTCGCTTTTATTTGGAGCCTATCTGGGCTTTAGTTCAGGCGCCTGGCACATGCTTGGGCTCAGTGCCATTACCGCCCTGATCTGGCTGGCAATTCGCAGATTCAACGAGGGCCGAACAGTTGACCTCTCCGAACCGGTGATCATCAATGGTTCCGAAGTGTGGATAGGTGACTACCTTTTGCCAAAGCGGGAGATCCTTTGGAAGAAAGAATGGCACGCCGTGGTCTTTAGAGCTTGGCAAGCTAAGCAGAACGGGCCAGTCTTTGACTTGGCTCTAGATCTTGAAGCTGAGGGTGTGCACGCAATCATCATTGGCCCCACGGGTTCCGGTAAGAGTGAATTGCTGAAATTACTTCTTGGCGCAACCATACGCGATCAGCCGAATTGTGAAATCACTCTCTTGGATTTCAAGGGAGGTGCCAGCTTCAGCAGGTATCAAGGCTTGGGGCAGGTGAAGCGATTTGCCACAGACATAGATGGTCACAGTCCTGAACAGCTTTGGAATGAGATTAGGGCGGAGGTTGGGCGTCGGGAACTTGGTTTGGCTGCAAAGGGAGCAAGCCGCATAGAGGAACCAATAATGTTTCAGTTGCCCAGGCACTACATATTTGTCGACGAACTGGCGGCGGCGCTCGCCGAATCTCCTCTGGCTACTTCGGCACTAACACTGGTGGCCACCCGCGGGCGGTCGTTAGGAATTCACCTGATTGTTGCAACCCAATCTGCTCAGGGCATTCCCCGAACTATGTTGACCAATCTCCGAGTGCGAATCGCGCTCGCCGAAGCCGACCCAATTGACCTAGCTCAACTGAACCTTAAGCGGCCCGCGGAACCAATTTCGGTGCTGGCTGGCTGGGCCAGCGGAATCGCTCAAAAACCCGGTTCATTAACTTCTCATTTCAATTTCCCGCTGGGGGCAAGTTTTGAATTCTAG
- a CDS encoding methylated-DNA--[protein]-cysteine S-methyltransferase: MKNIEFDANLSFKSDIGWITVFSRGEKVVRIEIIGSSNKGPCGNRVIPNLGKSKTLVDAKKKILDYLEGKTPSLDLDFEHHGTAFQETVWNQVSKIKFGRTMTYSEIAEKIGNPGAARAVGTAVGSNSLPLLVPCHRVVASGNKLTGYFAGEGIETQQQLIDLERAGKKAAR; the protein is encoded by the coding sequence ATGAAGAACATTGAATTCGATGCGAACCTTTCGTTTAAGTCAGATATCGGCTGGATCACAGTTTTTTCTCGCGGCGAAAAGGTTGTTCGCATCGAGATAATCGGATCTTCCAATAAGGGGCCATGCGGTAACAGAGTCATACCAAACCTGGGCAAATCCAAAACACTGGTTGACGCCAAGAAAAAAATCTTGGATTACCTTGAGGGCAAGACTCCGTCTCTAGATCTTGACTTCGAGCACCATGGAACAGCTTTTCAAGAAACAGTTTGGAATCAGGTTTCAAAAATCAAATTTGGCCGCACCATGACCTACAGCGAGATAGCCGAGAAGATTGGAAATCCAGGTGCCGCGAGAGCAGTGGGAACGGCAGTGGGTTCAAATTCCCTTCCGTTGCTTGTGCCCTGCCATCGGGTCGTGGCATCTGGAAACAAATTGACTGGGTATTTTGCTGGCGAGGGGATTGAGACCCAGCAGCAATTAATTGACCTTGAACGCGCGGGCAAAAAGGCCGCTCGCTGA
- a CDS encoding cob(I)yrinic acid a,c-diamide adenosyltransferase, which produces MVKLTKIYTRTGDEGMTGLSDYTRVRKTDPRIEAYADVDEANSAIGLALSFSKGEIDPDTLALLTRIQNELFDLGADLATPLHDTYEYQPIRVPADWVDQLENAIDKYNSELPKLDSFILPGGTSLAAGLHLARTVVRRAERATWHAIETHGVEPSKKGTDAGGINVVAAKYLNRLSDLLFVLARVANGGNDVKWKPTANR; this is translated from the coding sequence ATGGTGAAACTTACGAAGATCTACACGCGCACCGGCGATGAGGGAATGACTGGGCTCAGTGACTACACCCGAGTACGCAAGACTGACCCGCGCATTGAAGCCTATGCCGATGTTGATGAGGCAAACTCGGCAATTGGTTTAGCGCTTAGTTTCTCCAAAGGTGAAATTGACCCCGATACTTTGGCTCTGCTGACCCGAATTCAAAACGAACTGTTCGATCTAGGTGCCGATCTGGCAACCCCACTGCACGATACATATGAATACCAACCGATTCGAGTGCCGGCTGATTGGGTCGACCAGTTGGAAAACGCCATCGACAAGTACAACAGCGAATTGCCCAAGCTGGACTCTTTTATTCTGCCGGGCGGCACCTCGCTGGCGGCCGGATTGCATCTAGCCAGAACTGTGGTTCGCCGAGCAGAGCGCGCTACTTGGCACGCAATTGAAACTCACGGAGTTGAACCATCCAAGAAGGGCACCGATGCCGGTGGCATCAATGTGGTTGCCGCCAAGTATCTAAACCGCCTAAGCGATTTGTTATTCGTGCTGGCCCGCGTTGCCAACGGTGGCAACGATGTTAAGTGGAAACCAACCGCGAATCGCTAA